A genome region from candidate division KSB1 bacterium includes the following:
- a CDS encoding GAF domain-containing SpoIIE family protein phosphatase, producing MNEQQPLKIDYQGVELRSLFELAQVLNSSLNPDQILNSCLYTPMGRMMIGRGMMIVRDPEFRVSAVKGLPDSLLQQTVGIHKSYDHPVYTDELDEQDLELQKLFKTHQINLMVPMRRSDNFVGAICFGDKMTRQPYSSSELEFLDILSNIAATSIENALMYKELAKANRGLDKKNQMLNTLFEIGNELNSTLDTHRILNILLHTIMGEMAVHKVLIYLLQDGVFSVKLSKGYSESSKAWSHFNSKTVLDALSGITDPVMTFEPDSPPIWQDLSKHQIDLVVPMRTQNETRGVLALGKRVTQSRFSDDDINFLSSLGSRALISLENARMFKETVEKQRLEEEMAIARDIQNRLLPREFPCYPDFDVYGFNLPSLMVGGDYFDCLELNERFFALAIGDVSGKGVGASLLMSNLHAALHALAPSQNNVAELIERLNNLIYAHTNFDKFITFFYALIDRQEKILTYVNAGHNFPYLYHKDGSFDTLETGGLILGMMQNALYESVTLTLQPHDMLIMFTDGITEAKAASDEFFEEERLEAFVDDMYKQGCSVRELADQMIARIQQFSQGYPQSDDITFLGLKLTGQTGDYETHRIIKARSES from the coding sequence ATGAATGAACAGCAACCGCTAAAAATTGACTATCAGGGCGTGGAGCTGCGCTCCCTGTTTGAACTCGCTCAGGTGCTGAACTCTTCTCTCAATCCGGATCAAATCTTGAACAGTTGTTTGTATACACCCATGGGGCGCATGATGATCGGTCGCGGTATGATGATTGTCCGCGATCCGGAATTCAGGGTATCGGCTGTGAAAGGGCTGCCGGATTCTTTGCTGCAGCAAACGGTTGGAATTCATAAATCATATGATCACCCGGTCTACACCGATGAACTGGACGAACAGGACCTCGAATTGCAAAAGTTATTCAAAACTCATCAGATCAACCTGATGGTACCCATGCGCCGCTCCGATAATTTCGTCGGCGCTATCTGTTTCGGCGATAAAATGACCCGTCAGCCTTATTCCTCCAGCGAACTCGAGTTCCTGGATATCCTGTCCAATATTGCCGCAACGTCTATTGAAAATGCCCTCATGTATAAAGAACTTGCCAAAGCCAACCGCGGCCTGGACAAAAAGAATCAGATGCTGAATACATTGTTTGAAATCGGCAATGAACTCAATTCCACCCTCGATACCCATCGCATTCTCAATATTCTTTTGCATACAATCATGGGCGAGATGGCCGTACATAAAGTCCTGATTTATTTGTTGCAGGATGGGGTGTTTAGCGTCAAGTTGTCCAAAGGATACAGCGAATCTTCCAAAGCCTGGTCGCATTTTAATAGCAAAACGGTACTGGATGCGTTATCAGGAATAACCGACCCTGTCATGACTTTTGAGCCGGATTCACCGCCAATATGGCAGGATTTGAGCAAACATCAGATTGATCTTGTCGTACCCATGAGGACACAGAATGAAACCCGGGGTGTTTTGGCTCTGGGCAAACGAGTGACCCAGAGCCGGTTTTCTGACGATGATATCAATTTTCTGAGTTCTTTGGGCAGTCGAGCCCTGATTTCCCTTGAAAATGCGAGAATGTTCAAAGAAACGGTTGAAAAACAGCGATTGGAAGAGGAGATGGCCATTGCCCGGGATATTCAGAACCGGCTGCTGCCACGCGAATTTCCATGTTATCCCGATTTTGATGTGTATGGATTTAACCTGCCGTCTCTGATGGTCGGTGGCGATTACTTTGACTGTCTTGAGTTGAATGAGCGCTTTTTTGCCCTGGCCATCGGCGACGTATCCGGTAAAGGTGTGGGCGCATCCTTGCTGATGTCCAATTTACATGCCGCCCTGCATGCGCTTGCCCCGTCTCAGAATAATGTGGCGGAACTGATTGAGCGACTGAATAATCTCATTTATGCGCATACCAATTTTGATAAATTTATCACTTTTTTTTACGCGCTCATCGACCGTCAGGAAAAGATCCTGACCTATGTCAACGCCGGACATAATTTTCCCTATCTGTATCACAAAGACGGATCCTTCGATACACTGGAAACCGGTGGATTGATTCTGGGGATGATGCAGAATGCACTCTATGAATCTGTAACTCTGACGCTGCAGCCGCATGATATGCTGATAATGTTCACTGACGGCATTACCGAGGCCAAAGCTGCGTCCGATGAGTTTTTTGAAGAGGAACGCCTGGAAGCCTTTGTCGATGATATGTATAAACAGGGGTGCAGTGTTCGTGAACTGGCTGATCAAATGATCGCGCGTATTCAGCAGTTTAGTCAGGGTTACCCTCAATCAGATGATATTACATTCTTAGGTTTAAAGTTAACAGGCCAGACCGGAGATTATGAAACACACAGAATAATAAAAGCCCGCAGCGAATCCTGA
- a CDS encoding ATP-binding protein, which translates to MASKTAEYQLKIPSRTDNLELIREFVSKVAQMVGFGKEDIEKIELACDEACTNVIKHAYDTESEKNQLDVLVKVDLDKFTLIVTDHGKGFDPKGLKMPDMKEYMAELKVGGLGIYLIKTLMDEVDYNINPGVKNQVKMVKYLLNQKNSQVVNSGNMHS; encoded by the coding sequence ATGGCTAGCAAAACAGCGGAATACCAGTTGAAAATCCCGAGTCGAACCGATAATCTTGAGCTCATTCGCGAGTTTGTCTCCAAAGTCGCCCAAATGGTGGGCTTTGGAAAAGAGGATATCGAAAAGATCGAACTTGCGTGTGACGAGGCCTGCACAAATGTGATCAAGCATGCTTATGATACTGAAAGCGAGAAAAATCAACTTGATGTGCTGGTCAAAGTCGATTTGGATAAATTTACGTTAATCGTCACCGATCACGGCAAAGGTTTTGATCCCAAAGGGCTTAAAATGCCTGATATGAAAGAGTATATGGCCGAACTCAAGGTTGGCGGACTGGGTATATATCTGATCAAAACATTGATGGACGAAGTGGATTATAATATCAATCCCGGCGTCAAAAATCAGGTGAAAATGGTAAAGTATTTACTGAATCAGAAAAATTCGCAAGTCGTAAACTCGGGAAATATGCATTCATGA
- a CDS encoding STAS domain-containing protein — protein sequence MENFNVNCKDVDELSILYLEGFLDAHTAPLLESEIQKLVDRDRYKLIVNFKDLNYISSAGLGVFMGFVETIRSNQGDIKMCCMPSKIFRVFDLLGFPSLYDIVDGEEEAVKLYRNSEAESSVKQNSSQKS from the coding sequence ATGGAAAATTTTAATGTAAATTGTAAAGATGTTGATGAACTATCGATTCTTTACCTTGAAGGGTTTTTGGATGCGCATACAGCGCCTTTGTTGGAAAGCGAAATCCAGAAACTTGTCGACCGGGACCGGTACAAGTTGATTGTAAATTTCAAGGACCTGAATTATATCAGTTCCGCAGGCCTGGGTGTGTTTATGGGATTTGTAGAGACGATCCGTTCCAATCAGGGTGATATCAAGATGTGCTGTATGCCTTCAAAGATATTTCGCGTATTTGATTTGCTGGGATTTCCATCCCTCTATGACATTGTGGACGGAGAAGAGGAAGCTGTGAAATTATATCGCAACTCTGAGGCTGAATCTTCCGTAAAACAGAATAGCTCCCAAAAGAGTTGA
- a CDS encoding GAF domain-containing SpoIIE family protein phosphatase, which produces MDQDWLSLKMSDHILVISWAFFATVFILIALGTLRNLIYIKRKQSTARNFTWLMIMMVLYSVLAMPVAHESVRFGSAFWKTASLVILFIVINFIIINALRVAWVNYLNKKQKLGCFWGGFLLLPIQIYFTVRFQGVNPIYPFSPVLERFIEIGNIFLSVYLVVAFLALLAHLPTAKLFDRKLQQISSLHFLSRAVSSEFDVDKLVRTIVQLTTKVTEADFAWLELQHENDQQLRLVSSCRLDQTERDNKDVCFSDPLVQKIIRDRSTFSSNQAVKNSHSSHLRNWKHDLGSLIAVPLATGERVVGILYAGKTYEFGFEQEDGEMLRAFGDQAVIALENARLVKESLIKERLEQELKVAHDAQMKLLPIDMPTLPGIAIDAVCITANEVGGDYYDFFKLSPTKLGVIIGDVSGKGASAAFYMAEVKGIMESLARPDLSPKDMMCAANETLYQNFSRNIFISVVYAVLDSEANTFTFCRAGHCPVLFMSSEDEFCKRFEPRGLGLGLDSGKIFKSVLDEVTIPLKKGHTMMLYTDGVTESRNPDGEEFGENRLSEILQSVHRKSALEIKKQVIHAVFTFLDGERAYDDMTFVVIKDME; this is translated from the coding sequence ATGGATCAGGACTGGCTCTCCCTAAAGATGAGTGATCATATTCTGGTGATTTCCTGGGCGTTTTTCGCCACTGTATTTATTCTGATTGCGTTGGGAACCTTGCGCAACCTCATTTATATCAAACGCAAGCAAAGCACTGCCAGAAATTTTACCTGGCTGATGATCATGATGGTTCTCTATTCCGTACTGGCCATGCCGGTAGCGCACGAGAGCGTACGATTCGGTTCTGCATTCTGGAAAACGGCTTCGCTGGTCATTCTGTTCATTGTGATCAATTTTATAATCATCAATGCATTGCGCGTGGCCTGGGTCAACTATTTGAATAAAAAGCAAAAACTCGGCTGCTTTTGGGGCGGCTTTTTATTGCTCCCCATACAAATCTATTTTACCGTCCGATTTCAGGGTGTCAACCCGATTTATCCCTTTAGTCCGGTCCTGGAACGTTTTATTGAAATCGGAAATATTTTTTTATCTGTTTATCTGGTGGTGGCATTTCTGGCGCTTTTGGCGCATTTGCCTACCGCAAAGTTGTTTGACCGTAAACTGCAGCAAATATCATCGTTACACTTTTTAAGCCGCGCGGTCAGTTCAGAGTTTGATGTTGATAAACTGGTGCGGACGATTGTTCAATTGACAACCAAAGTGACAGAAGCAGATTTTGCATGGCTGGAATTGCAGCATGAAAATGATCAGCAGCTCCGGCTGGTGTCTTCCTGTCGGCTGGATCAGACCGAACGCGATAATAAAGATGTTTGTTTCAGTGATCCGTTGGTACAGAAGATTATCCGTGACCGCTCTACCTTTTCCTCCAATCAGGCGGTGAAAAATTCTCATTCCAGTCATTTGCGCAATTGGAAACATGATTTGGGCTCTCTGATTGCCGTGCCTTTGGCTACGGGTGAACGCGTGGTTGGTATTTTGTATGCCGGAAAGACATACGAATTCGGATTTGAACAGGAAGACGGAGAAATGCTCCGGGCGTTCGGAGATCAGGCGGTGATCGCACTGGAAAACGCCCGCCTGGTTAAAGAGTCGCTGATCAAGGAGCGTCTGGAGCAGGAACTCAAGGTTGCTCATGATGCCCAGATGAAGCTGCTTCCCATAGATATGCCGACGCTTCCCGGCATCGCCATTGATGCCGTGTGTATCACTGCGAATGAAGTGGGGGGGGATTACTATGACTTTTTCAAGTTATCCCCCACAAAACTGGGCGTAATTATCGGCGATGTCTCCGGAAAAGGCGCGTCTGCGGCGTTTTATATGGCTGAGGTCAAGGGCATCATGGAATCCCTGGCGCGGCCGGATCTCTCGCCCAAAGACATGATGTGCGCCGCCAATGAAACGTTGTACCAGAATTTCAGCAGAAACATTTTCATCAGTGTGGTGTACGCAGTCCTCGATTCTGAAGCGAATACGTTTACATTCTGCCGGGCGGGACATTGTCCGGTGCTGTTTATGAGCTCGGAAGACGAGTTTTGCAAACGGTTTGAACCCCGGGGCCTCGGCCTCGGACTGGACAGCGGTAAAATTTTCAAGTCGGTGTTGGACGAAGTGACAATACCCCTGAAGAAAGGTCATACGATGATGCTGTACACGGATGGTGTTACCGAATCCCGAAATCCGGATGGAGAAGAATTCGGTGAGAACCGGCTCTCGGAGATTTTGCAAAGCGTGCATCGGAAATCCGCTTTGGAAATCAAGAAACAGGTCATACATGCTGTATTTACCTTTCTGGATGGTGAACGCGCATATGATGATATGACATTTGTTGTGATAAAGGATATGGAATAA
- the amrA gene encoding AmmeMemoRadiSam system protein A produces MSEQQKQEYHLNQDEKKALLTVARCAIERAVIGTQKEIPDYDMPVLEEQRGAFVTIHNQSELRGCIGYVVGKRPLKEAVEEMAQAAALRDSRFKPVAASELSEIDLEISVLSPLREIEDVNEIEVGTHGLMIRAGMYSGLLLPQVAAEHNWDRETFLQYTCMKAGLYKEAWKDENVSLSVFSAQVFSEKDMF; encoded by the coding sequence ATGTCTGAACAGCAAAAGCAGGAATATCATTTGAATCAGGATGAAAAAAAGGCGCTGCTCACCGTAGCGAGATGCGCCATAGAGCGTGCGGTTATCGGCACTCAAAAAGAGATACCGGACTATGATATGCCGGTGCTGGAGGAACAACGCGGCGCGTTTGTTACGATTCATAACCAGAGTGAACTGCGCGGCTGTATCGGCTATGTGGTGGGAAAACGGCCCCTGAAAGAAGCCGTCGAAGAAATGGCGCAAGCGGCTGCGCTGAGAGATTCTCGATTTAAACCCGTTGCCGCTTCTGAACTTTCTGAAATCGATCTGGAAATCTCGGTATTGAGTCCCTTGCGGGAAATAGAGGATGTGAATGAAATCGAGGTGGGAACTCACGGGTTGATGATCCGTGCCGGAATGTACAGCGGTCTGCTTTTGCCGCAGGTTGCGGCGGAGCACAACTGGGATCGGGAAACCTTTCTGCAATACACTTGTATGAAAGCGGGACTGTATAAAGAGGCCTGGAAGGATGAAAATGTTTCCTTGTCTGTGTTCAGCGCACAGGTTTTCAGTGAGAAAGACATGTTTTGA
- a CDS encoding PAS domain-containing protein has protein sequence MPNAAYVQAMKQMLLSNDRDYSVGAALTLSELVEHVSYNQYDLVLVDSELARDNKNTFFKVLSTIKHESRIAFSVKKDETDMQQTAKDYGISDLIEKKKGYLVTLNEFVKNTERQPQSQSKSSPTSDTQSVKKLSKKGDFFVCDKYGRFLAVNKQLEQLLKYSREELFEFRITDLLDDQDEASFIRDIIALPRANSQKTRRLTMLDKTGKRYHVHVRFRLLYDGADGSRFIGFRGVLKARDKTAGALTRKHKVDQRVMTNELVDLVQTSYSEPLNIFLQRISEVVCQVFKFQRSTIALLDHRKQSYIKQVMVGYSKSGASLQKQTTVPRDAVDRLFESHKRIKTIHHQKSLSAPGAAREKNVPWHYKDMVLMRLSDSNKITYGYISLDTPKEGLVPTEETFHNMELFSQLVSMSIENYYRFNALERKNRCLRQLFASNNVFKLQSSLDDLLKETVWSSKQILDFNLVSLALISKKTQMLETRAVACDDRIKQVQLQDMCFDLDQFGDILKEEYVIGKSFIVNRREAILHHFKKIYYGADANSGYEGEWPNWALLLIPIKSQEGKIIGFFMADDPVDHRMPTVETIQLLEILASQIAIAIDNRVMYVQAKGGGQSPRHPSLNISQHTIHNRNSAH, from the coding sequence ATGCCCAATGCGGCTTATGTCCAGGCAATGAAACAAATGCTGCTGTCCAATGATCGTGACTATTCAGTTGGGGCGGCGCTTACTTTGAGCGAGCTTGTGGAACACGTTTCTTATAATCAATATGATTTGGTGCTGGTGGACAGTGAGCTGGCCCGCGACAACAAGAATACGTTTTTCAAGGTTTTGTCCACAATTAAACACGAGTCCCGTATTGCGTTCTCTGTGAAAAAGGATGAAACCGATATGCAGCAGACCGCCAAAGATTATGGTATTTCGGATTTGATCGAAAAGAAAAAAGGTTATCTGGTCACGTTGAATGAATTTGTCAAGAATACCGAACGACAGCCTCAATCTCAGAGCAAGTCATCCCCGACATCGGATACACAATCCGTTAAAAAATTAAGCAAGAAAGGTGATTTTTTCGTCTGCGATAAATACGGACGCTTTCTTGCGGTAAACAAGCAGCTTGAACAACTGTTAAAATACTCGCGCGAAGAACTGTTCGAGTTCAGAATTACCGACCTGCTGGATGACCAGGATGAAGCTTCTTTTATCCGTGATATTATTGCATTACCCCGGGCGAATTCGCAAAAAACGCGGCGACTGACAATGCTGGACAAGACCGGTAAACGATATCATGTGCATGTACGGTTTCGGCTGTTGTATGACGGCGCTGATGGATCGCGATTTATTGGATTTCGCGGGGTTCTCAAGGCCAGGGACAAGACAGCCGGAGCTTTGACCCGTAAACACAAAGTGGACCAGCGTGTGATGACCAATGAGCTGGTGGATCTGGTGCAGACCAGTTATTCCGAACCTCTGAATATTTTTCTTCAACGCATTTCTGAAGTGGTGTGTCAGGTTTTTAAATTTCAGCGTTCGACAATTGCCCTGCTGGATCATCGCAAGCAGTCCTATATCAAACAGGTCATGGTGGGATATTCGAAAAGCGGAGCAAGCCTGCAAAAACAAACCACGGTGCCGCGCGATGCCGTGGACCGTCTGTTCGAGAGTCACAAACGCATTAAAACCATTCATCATCAAAAGTCATTATCCGCACCGGGCGCTGCCCGTGAAAAGAATGTTCCCTGGCATTATAAAGATATGGTGCTGATGCGGTTGTCCGACAGCAACAAGATTACCTATGGCTACATATCGCTGGATACGCCCAAAGAGGGACTGGTGCCGACAGAAGAAACTTTTCACAATATGGAGTTATTTTCTCAGCTGGTCAGTATGAGTATTGAAAACTATTACCGGTTTAATGCTCTTGAGCGCAAAAACAGGTGTTTGCGCCAGCTTTTTGCCAGCAATAATGTATTTAAACTTCAGAGCAGTCTGGATGATCTGCTGAAAGAAACAGTCTGGTCGTCCAAACAGATTCTGGATTTCAATCTGGTTTCCCTGGCATTAATCAGCAAAAAAACACAAATGCTGGAAACCCGGGCCGTGGCCTGCGATGACCGCATCAAGCAGGTACAGCTTCAGGATATGTGTTTTGATCTGGATCAATTTGGTGATATTCTCAAAGAGGAATATGTAATCGGCAAGTCATTTATCGTCAACCGACGGGAAGCGATCTTGCATCATTTCAAAAAGATTTATTACGGGGCTGATGCAAATTCAGGATATGAAGGCGAGTGGCCAAACTGGGCGCTTTTGCTTATTCCCATCAAATCCCAGGAAGGCAAGATCATTGGTTTCTTTATGGCGGATGATCCGGTGGACCACAGGATGCCCACTGTAGAAACGATCCAATTGCTTGAGATTCTGGCCAGTCAAATTGCCATTGCCATTGACAACCGGGTCATGTATGTTCAGGCCAAAGGCGGCGGACAGTCGCCTCGTCATCCGTCTTTGAACATTTCACAGCATACGATTCACAATAGAAATTCAGCACATTAA
- a CDS encoding KamA family radical SAM protein, with product MFDPHYTERMFNAHPIIHGLLKNASSIEQARDQLLEYLENQTNSLNRDHAKSQPLKWHLQHSCLENFLRILSPRSDKLAGFSVIELLWNLAKGQTSELPESLDNGFFEEMIHMFRGLSGESGVYIKHKVQPFTHLKGREAALERSQELDKISVQAASSFKRFPTGLDKEVIRRRHENQKRIRDAFGASEQEWNDYLWQIRHVIRDSKTLAGLIEISSDEKKAIDSAKANRLPFGITPYYVSLMDKDPSRKNDHAVRAQVIPPLNYVELMTENRANRSDCFDFMHEHDTSPIDLITRRYPRICILKPYNTCSQICVYCQRNWEIDDVLDRNAMATEESIDAAVEWMEEHETVSEVLVTGGDPLIMNTKRLNRVLEKVARIKHIERIRLGSRTPVVLPQRFTDELVDVIASYHEPGRREMVLVTHFIHPYEITPESMQAVQKIRKQGMSAYNQSVFTMENSRRFEHVALRRALRLIGVDPYYTFNTKGKKETENYRVPLARLMQEIEEEARIMPGMLRTDEPVYNVPRLGKNYIRARQHHTLLSVLPDGSRVYEFHPWEKYLSLVNTYVDTDVPIYKYLEKLKERGENPDDYRTIWYYY from the coding sequence TTGTTTGACCCCCACTATACAGAGCGCATGTTCAACGCTCACCCGATCATACACGGACTATTGAAAAACGCCTCCTCTATTGAACAGGCTCGTGATCAGCTACTGGAGTATCTGGAAAACCAGACCAATTCCCTGAACCGCGATCACGCAAAGAGCCAGCCCTTAAAATGGCATTTACAACATTCCTGTCTGGAAAATTTTCTGAGAATTCTTTCGCCCCGAAGTGATAAACTGGCGGGATTCAGTGTCATCGAATTATTATGGAATTTGGCTAAAGGACAGACCTCGGAGCTGCCTGAATCTCTTGACAATGGATTTTTTGAAGAGATGATCCACATGTTCAGAGGCTTGTCCGGTGAAAGCGGTGTTTATATCAAGCATAAAGTACAGCCGTTCACTCATCTCAAAGGCCGGGAAGCGGCGCTTGAACGGTCGCAGGAACTCGACAAAATTTCAGTGCAGGCCGCTTCATCTTTTAAACGATTTCCAACGGGACTGGATAAAGAGGTAATCAGGAGACGCCATGAAAACCAAAAACGCATCCGGGATGCATTTGGAGCGTCGGAACAGGAATGGAATGATTACTTGTGGCAAATCCGGCACGTCATCCGGGATTCGAAAACCCTGGCCGGTTTGATTGAGATTAGCAGCGATGAAAAAAAGGCTATCGATAGTGCCAAAGCCAATCGACTGCCGTTTGGAATTACGCCGTATTATGTTTCATTGATGGACAAGGACCCGAGCCGCAAAAATGATCATGCTGTTCGTGCTCAGGTTATCCCCCCGCTTAATTATGTCGAGCTGATGACAGAAAACCGGGCCAACCGGTCCGACTGTTTTGATTTCATGCATGAACATGACACCTCCCCTATCGATCTGATCACACGCCGGTATCCGCGGATCTGCATCCTGAAACCCTACAATACTTGCAGCCAGATTTGCGTGTATTGTCAACGCAATTGGGAAATTGATGACGTTCTGGACCGGAATGCCATGGCGACTGAAGAGTCGATTGATGCCGCTGTGGAATGGATGGAAGAGCATGAAACCGTATCCGAGGTACTGGTGACCGGGGGTGATCCGTTGATCATGAACACCAAACGCCTGAACCGCGTATTGGAAAAAGTAGCGCGGATCAAGCATATCGAGCGCATTCGTCTGGGTTCACGCACACCGGTGGTATTGCCTCAAAGATTTACGGATGAACTGGTTGATGTCATCGCCTCGTATCATGAACCGGGCAGACGTGAAATGGTATTGGTGACTCATTTCATCCATCCCTATGAAATCACACCGGAATCCATGCAGGCTGTTCAGAAAATCAGAAAACAGGGTATGTCGGCTTACAACCAGTCGGTTTTTACGATGGAAAACAGCAGGCGCTTTGAACATGTGGCGCTACGCCGGGCCTTGCGCCTGATCGGCGTGGATCCGTATTATACCTTCAACACCAAGGGCAAAAAAGAAACCGAAAATTATCGGGTGCCGCTCGCCCGACTAATGCAGGAAATCGAGGAAGAAGCGCGGATCATGCCGGGAATGCTGCGGACCGACGAGCCGGTGTACAATGTCCCCCGCCTGGGGAAAAATTACATCCGGGCGCGCCAGCACCATACACTGCTGTCTGTATTGCCCGACGGCAGCCGGGTTTATGAATTTCATCCCTGGGAAAAATATTTATCCCTGGTAAACACCTACGTGGATACGGATGTTCCCATCTATAAATACCTGGAAAAATTAAAAGAACGCGGGGAAAATCCGGACGATTACCGGACCATCTGGTATTATTATTAG
- a CDS encoding putative LPS assembly protein LptD, which produces MRSNATYTKRWREQGVSMSANLTRTHDLQTGLTSSILPQISLRLGRMQPFKSESNRGVPAWYEAIYVSYNSNLQNSEREFMAVSVDGEDSVAIDRTRQVGHSVGLSMSSPTKYFGWLSLNQSLNINEDWYDEQKNYFYNEKTDEIDYETESGFAARHTFSYSASANTKIYGMFPGFGFVSAFRHVITPSVSYSYQPDFSKSFWGYYDKVRQSDGSFAKRDRFSGTSSSGRSSISWRMGNLFQMKTGEGADAKKYDLFNLNLSGGYNFRADRQKMSDVSASLQASPMSNLSLSANSSHSFYEYSSDYHADPVFLFSDGGWQQGRILRLTNLQFNVRFRLQGRQKSRDSEPGPQQDLPQSYEEMQLREEGRDLNVLEEEAFKRGDRFESDFDMQSWSVLWRMNVSFNFNLNKRNPDNPIKRYYMDISGAEISLTPNWRIQYSAHYDLEEMSISHHQFTIYRDLHCWEAHLEWRPSGRSRGVYFKINIKAPCCRILNMISTLAVQVCWDIKSGTDRVC; this is translated from the coding sequence CTGCGTTCCAATGCCACCTATACAAAACGCTGGCGTGAACAGGGAGTCAGTATGAGCGCCAATCTGACCCGAACGCATGATCTGCAAACCGGTCTGACCAGCTCAATCCTGCCCCAGATATCTCTGCGTTTGGGCCGTATGCAGCCGTTCAAATCGGAATCCAACAGAGGTGTACCCGCCTGGTACGAGGCGATCTATGTATCCTACAACTCGAATCTGCAAAACAGCGAACGGGAATTTATGGCCGTTTCAGTTGACGGCGAGGATTCCGTCGCAATAGACCGCACCCGTCAGGTTGGGCATAGCGTGGGACTCTCCATGTCCAGTCCCACCAAATATTTTGGATGGCTGTCGCTCAATCAGTCTTTGAATATCAATGAAGACTGGTATGATGAACAGAAAAACTATTTTTATAACGAGAAAACCGACGAGATTGATTATGAAACGGAGAGCGGATTTGCCGCGCGGCATACGTTTTCCTACAGCGCCTCGGCCAATACCAAGATTTACGGAATGTTTCCCGGATTCGGCTTTGTTTCCGCCTTTCGGCATGTGATCACGCCAAGCGTTTCCTACAGCTATCAGCCTGATTTTTCAAAATCCTTTTGGGGCTATTATGATAAAGTCCGGCAGTCTGACGGCAGTTTCGCAAAACGCGATCGGTTTTCCGGAACCTCATCATCAGGCCGCAGCAGTATTTCCTGGCGTATGGGCAACCTGTTTCAGATGAAAACCGGAGAGGGCGCGGATGCTAAAAAATACGATCTGTTTAATCTGAATCTTTCCGGCGGCTATAATTTCAGAGCCGACCGTCAGAAAATGAGTGACGTGAGCGCTTCGTTGCAGGCCAGTCCCATGTCCAATCTGAGCCTGAGCGCCAATTCTTCACATAGTTTTTACGAATATTCCAGTGATTACCATGCGGACCCCGTGTTTCTGTTCTCAGACGGCGGCTGGCAGCAGGGCCGGATTCTGCGTTTAACAAATCTTCAGTTCAATGTCCGCTTTCGGCTGCAGGGGCGGCAAAAATCCCGCGATTCCGAGCCGGGACCGCAACAGGATCTGCCGCAATCCTATGAAGAAATGCAGCTCAGAGAAGAAGGACGTGATCTGAATGTTCTGGAGGAAGAAGCGTTCAAGCGCGGTGACCGCTTTGAATCCGATTTTGACATGCAGTCCTGGTCCGTGCTCTGGCGGATGAATGTGAGTTTTAATTTTAATTTAAACAAGCGTAATCCTGATAATCCGATCAAACGCTATTACATGGATATCAGCGGCGCTGAAATCAGTCTAACACCAAACTGGCGGATTCAGTACAGCGCTCATTATGATCTGGAAGAGATGTCCATTTCGCATCATCAGTTTACGATTTACCGCGATCTGCACTGCTGGGAAGCGCATCTGGAATGGCGGCCAAGCGGTAGATCCAGAGGGGTTTATTTTAAAATCAATATCAAGGCGCCGTGCTGCAGGATATTAAATATGATCAGCACTTTGGCCGTTCAAGTGTGTTGGGATATTAAATCCGGAACAGACCGGGTTTGCTAA